One Vicinamibacterales bacterium genomic region harbors:
- a CDS encoding DoxX family protein, with protein MSYERIAAYVYPLFRFVFGMLFLCHGLQKFGLFGGRLVPLASRLGAAAFIEVVCGPLIAVGAFTHLAAFIASGEMAFAYFLQHYPRAFWPIQNMGEVTVLYCFAFLYIAARGAGRWGFDKS; from the coding sequence ATGTCGTACGAACGCATCGCAGCCTACGTCTATCCGCTGTTCCGCTTCGTGTTCGGGATGCTGTTCCTGTGCCATGGACTGCAGAAGTTTGGCCTCTTCGGCGGCCGGCTCGTGCCGCTCGCCTCGCGCCTAGGCGCGGCGGCGTTCATCGAAGTGGTGTGCGGGCCGCTGATCGCGGTCGGCGCCTTCACCCATCTGGCGGCGTTCATCGCCAGCGGCGAGATGGCGTTTGCCTATTTCCTGCAGCACTACCCGCGCGCGTTCTGGCCGATCCAGAACATGGGGGAGGTGACGGTGCTCTATTGCTTCGCGTTCCTCTATATCGCGGCGCGGGGCGCCGGGCGGTGGGGATTCGACAAGTCGTAG
- a CDS encoding ATP-binding cassette domain-containing protein, with protein MPDAPAVEFQDVSFAFDDLVILDRVSFAVEPGGMRVLLGPSGTGKSILLKLILGLYRPDTGRIFVNGQRIDDLPERELLQMRADIGMLFQETALFDSLTVFENVGYRLYEETEMPPGEAEARVREVLGFVGLDEYGDRMPSELSGGQRRRVAIARAMASRPGLLLFDDPTVGLDPVIATSVDDEIVKLRDLEGVTSIVVTHQIRDAHYIAMHTALRTPAGVDIAEADASRSSHAVFMVLHEGRIQFEGTAEQLLASKDPYLERFLFMTLPPW; from the coding sequence ATGCCGGATGCGCCCGCCGTCGAATTCCAGGACGTGTCGTTCGCGTTCGACGACCTGGTCATTCTCGACCGTGTCAGCTTCGCCGTCGAACCAGGCGGCATGCGGGTGTTGCTCGGCCCGAGCGGCACCGGCAAGTCGATCCTGCTCAAGCTAATCCTCGGTCTCTACCGGCCCGACACCGGCCGCATCTTCGTCAACGGCCAGCGCATCGACGACCTCCCCGAGCGCGAACTGCTGCAGATGCGCGCCGACATCGGCATGCTGTTTCAGGAAACGGCGCTGTTCGATTCGCTGACCGTGTTCGAGAACGTCGGATACCGCCTCTACGAGGAAACCGAGATGCCGCCCGGCGAGGCGGAGGCGCGCGTCCGGGAGGTACTGGGGTTCGTCGGGCTCGACGAATACGGCGATCGCATGCCCTCGGAGCTGTCGGGAGGCCAACGGCGGCGCGTCGCGATTGCGCGCGCCATGGCGTCACGTCCGGGGCTGCTGCTGTTCGACGATCCTACGGTGGGGCTGGATCCGGTCATCGCGACCTCGGTCGACGACGAGATCGTCAAGCTTCGCGACCTCGAGGGTGTGACCTCGATTGTCGTCACGCACCAGATCCGCGACGCGCACTACATCGCGATGCACACCGCGCTCAGGACCCCGGCCGGCGTCGACATCGCCGAGGCCGACGCCTCGAGATCGTCGCACGCCGTCTTCATGGTGCTCCACGAGGGACGGATTCAGTTCGAGGGGACGGCCGAGCAGCTGCTCGCGTCGAAGGACCCCTACCTGGAGCGGTTTCTCTTCATGACGCTCCCGCCGTGGTGA
- a CDS encoding cold shock domain-containing protein, with translation MRATTARHGAGWVDQRMTDKGFGFIATAEGTEYFFHRSACAGTQFDDLSAGQTVSFTIGQGPKGPRAENVNVR, from the coding sequence TTGAGAGCGACTACGGCACGGCACGGCGCGGGTTGGGTTGATCAACGCATGACCGATAAGGGTTTCGGCTTCATTGCCACTGCCGAAGGCACTGAATATTTCTTCCATCGGTCCGCCTGCGCGGGGACGCAGTTCGACGACCTGAGCGCAGGCCAGACGGTCTCATTTACCATCGGGCAAGGTCCGAAGGGTCCCCGCGCCGAGAACGTCAACGTGCGCTAA
- a CDS encoding mannonate dehydratase yields the protein MNRREFVRLAGAALPAGALAETIVAAQVARAPAAAGSSAAGKARMKVGTQHGHADAILRACAAFGVENICSGLPSAKLDEAWSVDGLARLRDRVASYGLALDMVPLPMSSVEISRAEMPALYLAAGPERDRSIDDICQMIRNCARAGIFQVKYNFTLIGVPRSGTALGRGPSRYSEFVYARAKQDPPLTSAGKVDADTYWERITYFLERVVPVAEEYKVKMGCHPQDPGVPKGSGWRGVEAVLASPDGLKRFVSIKESAYHGLNFCQGTVSEQLEKPAEQIFDVIRYFGARKKIFSVHFRNIEGGFLDFRETFIDNGSVDMLAAMRVYKEIGYDGMMMPDHVPQVEGVDSQQGFAFAFGYIKALIAAVSAEG from the coding sequence ATGAATCGACGGGAGTTCGTGCGGCTCGCCGGCGCCGCCCTGCCGGCAGGCGCGCTGGCCGAGACGATCGTTGCGGCGCAGGTGGCGCGGGCGCCCGCCGCCGCGGGTTCGTCCGCGGCGGGGAAGGCAAGGATGAAGGTCGGCACGCAGCACGGCCACGCCGATGCCATTCTCCGCGCCTGCGCGGCGTTCGGCGTCGAGAACATCTGCAGCGGGCTGCCATCAGCGAAGCTGGACGAGGCGTGGTCGGTCGACGGACTCGCGAGGCTTCGGGATCGCGTGGCCTCCTACGGGCTTGCGCTCGACATGGTGCCGCTGCCGATGAGTTCGGTGGAGATCTCGCGGGCAGAGATGCCGGCACTCTATCTGGCCGCAGGACCGGAGCGCGACCGGAGCATTGACGACATCTGCCAGATGATCCGCAACTGCGCGCGCGCCGGCATCTTCCAGGTGAAGTACAACTTCACTCTCATTGGCGTGCCGCGCAGCGGCACCGCCCTCGGGCGCGGCCCATCCCGCTACAGCGAGTTCGTCTACGCGCGCGCCAAACAGGACCCGCCGCTGACGAGCGCCGGGAAGGTCGACGCCGACACCTACTGGGAGCGCATCACCTATTTCCTGGAGCGCGTCGTACCGGTAGCGGAGGAATACAAAGTGAAGATGGGCTGCCATCCGCAGGATCCCGGCGTTCCGAAAGGTAGCGGCTGGCGCGGCGTCGAGGCCGTCCTCGCGTCGCCGGACGGCCTCAAACGGTTCGTGTCGATCAAGGAAAGCGCGTACCACGGGCTGAACTTCTGCCAGGGCACCGTGTCGGAGCAGCTCGAGAAGCCCGCCGAGCAGATCTTCGACGTGATTCGCTATTTCGGGGCGCGGAAGAAGATCTTCAGCGTCCATTTCCGCAACATCGAAGGCGGGTTCCTCGACTTCCGCGAGACCTTCATCGACAACGGCAGCGTCGACATGCTCGCGGCGATGCGCGTCTACAAGGAGATCGGCTACGACGGCATGATGATGCCCGACCACGTCCCGCAGGTCGAGGGCGTCGACAGCCAGCAGGGCTTCGCGTTCGCGTTCGGCTACATCAAGGCGCTGATCGCCGCCGTGTCGGCGGAAGGATGA
- a CDS encoding Crp/Fnr family transcriptional regulator, giving the protein MPAFDAEAFLTTAGVARRVKTFPTGRLVFAQGHPSDDVMYIQKGSIKISVLSRTGKEAVVAMLGPGDFFGEGALTGQSVRIGTATATIPTTVLIIEKGAMLRLLRDEPTFSERFISYMLTRNIRIEADLVDHIFNSSEKRLARTLLLLARYAEQEGPKRRIPKISQETLAEMVGTTRSRVNFFMNKFRDLGFIEYNGDLKVDMSLLGVVLHD; this is encoded by the coding sequence GTGCCGGCCTTCGACGCCGAAGCCTTCCTCACGACCGCAGGTGTCGCACGGCGCGTGAAGACATTTCCCACGGGGAGACTCGTCTTCGCGCAGGGCCACCCGAGCGACGACGTCATGTATATTCAGAAGGGCAGCATTAAGATTTCAGTGCTGTCACGAACCGGCAAAGAAGCGGTGGTGGCGATGTTGGGGCCGGGGGACTTCTTCGGGGAAGGTGCGCTAACCGGTCAATCGGTTCGGATCGGAACAGCCACTGCGACGATCCCGACAACCGTGCTCATCATCGAGAAGGGTGCGATGCTTCGACTCCTGCGCGACGAGCCGACATTCTCGGAACGGTTCATTTCGTACATGCTGACGCGGAACATCCGCATCGAAGCGGACCTCGTCGATCATATCTTCAACTCCAGCGAAAAGCGGTTGGCGCGGACGTTGCTACTGCTGGCGCGCTACGCGGAGCAGGAGGGACCGAAACGGCGGATCCCGAAGATCTCGCAGGAAACGCTTGCAGAGATGGTCGGGACGACGCGTTCGCGCGTCAACTTCTTCATGAACAAGTTCAGGGACCTTGGGTTCATCGAATACAACGGAGATCTCAAGGTCGACATGTCCCTTCTCGGCGTTGTCCTCCACGATTAG
- the groES gene encoding co-chaperone GroES — translation MQVRPLHDRILVQRLEEGEQQVGGIIIPDSAKEKPQRGTVVAAGAGKVNDEGKRVAMDVKTGDTILFGKYSGQDIKFDGVDYLIMKEDDVLAIDADVAAVADKKR, via the coding sequence ATGCAGGTCAGACCACTTCACGATCGGATCCTGGTTCAGCGCCTCGAAGAAGGTGAACAGCAGGTCGGCGGGATCATCATTCCGGACTCCGCGAAAGAGAAACCACAGCGGGGCACGGTCGTTGCCGCGGGTGCGGGCAAAGTGAACGACGAGGGCAAGCGCGTCGCAATGGACGTCAAGACAGGCGACACCATCCTGTTCGGCAAGTACTCCGGTCAGGACATTAAATTTGACGGCGTGGACTATCTGATCATGAAGGAAGACGACGTGCTGGCGATCGATGCGGACGTGGCCGCTGTTGCCGACAAGAAACGCTGA
- the groL gene encoding chaperonin GroEL (60 kDa chaperone family; promotes refolding of misfolded polypeptides especially under stressful conditions; forms two stacked rings of heptamers to form a barrel-shaped 14mer; ends can be capped by GroES; misfolded proteins enter the barrel where they are refolded when GroES binds), protein MAKDITYGDASRQAILRGVNALANAVKVTLGPKGRNVIIGSAYGSPTITKDGVTVAKQIDLKNALENMGAQMVKEVASKTSDVAGDGTTTATVLAQAIYREGAKNVTAGANPMAIKRGIGQAVEAIVASLKTQAKPVSGPMIAQVGTISANHDETIGRIIAEAMDKVGKDGVITVEEAKTLDTTLDIVEGMQFDRGYLSPYFVTDPERMEVVLENPVILIHEKKISSMQVLLPMLELVVQAGRQLLIVAEDLEGDALATLVVNKLRGTIKVAAVKAPGYGDRRKAMLEDLAILTGGKAVTEDLGIKLESITLDDLGQAKKVTIDKDNTTIIEGAGTATAIEGRVKQLRVQVEDTTSDYDREKLQERLAKLIGGVAIIKVGAATETEMKEKKARVEDAMHATKAAVEEGIVPGGGVALLRAATALKVLTLDGDEQLGVAIVARAIEEPLRWIATNAGHEGAIVVQRVKDMKGEEGFNAQTEQYENLVTAGVIDPAKVVRSALQNAASIASLLLTTEAVISQSPDADKGAAMPGAGMGGGMY, encoded by the coding sequence ATGGCTAAGGACATTACATACGGCGATGCGTCGCGCCAGGCAATTCTCCGCGGTGTCAACGCACTCGCGAACGCGGTCAAGGTGACGCTCGGGCCCAAAGGGCGCAACGTCATCATCGGTAGCGCGTACGGATCGCCCACGATCACGAAAGACGGCGTGACCGTGGCGAAGCAAATCGATCTGAAGAATGCGCTCGAGAACATGGGCGCGCAGATGGTCAAGGAAGTCGCAAGCAAGACGTCGGACGTTGCCGGAGACGGCACCACCACGGCCACCGTGCTGGCCCAGGCCATCTATCGTGAGGGCGCCAAGAACGTCACGGCCGGCGCGAATCCCATGGCGATCAAGCGCGGCATCGGCCAAGCCGTCGAGGCCATCGTGGCGTCTCTCAAAACGCAGGCCAAGCCCGTGAGCGGCCCGATGATCGCCCAGGTCGGGACAATCTCGGCCAACCATGACGAGACGATCGGCCGCATCATCGCCGAGGCCATGGACAAGGTTGGCAAGGACGGTGTGATCACCGTCGAAGAAGCGAAGACGCTCGACACGACGCTCGACATCGTGGAGGGCATGCAGTTCGACCGCGGATACCTGTCCCCGTATTTCGTGACTGATCCGGAGCGCATGGAAGTGGTCCTTGAGAATCCGGTCATTCTCATTCACGAGAAGAAGATCAGCTCGATGCAGGTTCTCCTGCCGATGCTGGAACTCGTCGTGCAAGCCGGGCGGCAGCTGCTCATCGTCGCGGAAGACCTCGAAGGCGACGCATTAGCCACGCTTGTCGTCAACAAGCTGCGGGGAACGATCAAGGTCGCAGCGGTAAAGGCACCGGGCTACGGCGATCGACGAAAGGCCATGCTCGAAGATCTCGCCATCCTGACCGGCGGCAAGGCGGTGACCGAGGACCTCGGTATCAAGCTCGAGTCCATCACGCTGGATGACCTCGGCCAGGCAAAGAAGGTCACGATCGACAAGGACAACACGACCATCATCGAGGGCGCCGGGACCGCGACGGCCATTGAAGGGCGCGTCAAGCAGCTCCGCGTCCAGGTCGAGGACACGACCTCGGACTACGACCGCGAGAAGCTGCAGGAACGTCTCGCCAAGCTCATAGGCGGCGTCGCCATCATCAAGGTCGGTGCGGCAACCGAGACCGAGATGAAAGAAAAGAAAGCCCGCGTCGAAGACGCGATGCACGCCACCAAGGCTGCGGTCGAAGAAGGCATCGTACCGGGAGGCGGCGTGGCGCTGCTGCGGGCCGCGACTGCGCTCAAGGTGCTGACGCTCGACGGTGACGAACAACTCGGTGTCGCCATTGTCGCGAGAGCTATTGAGGAGCCGCTGCGCTGGATCGCAACCAACGCGGGCCACGAGGGCGCGATTGTCGTGCAGCGCGTCAAGGACATGAAAGGCGAAGAAGGCTTCAACGCGCAGACCGAGCAGTATGAAAACCTCGTCACGGCGGGCGTGATCGATCCGGCGAAGGTCGTTCGGTCAGCACTGCAGAACGCCGCGTCGATTGCGTCGCTGCTGCTGACGACCGAAGCAGTCATCTCGCAGAGTCCGGACGCCGACAAGGGCGCCGCGATGCCTGGCGCTGGCATGGGCGGCGGCATGTACTGA